In one [Limnothrix rosea] IAM M-220 genomic region, the following are encoded:
- a CDS encoding ATP-binding cassette domain-containing protein, which produces MTVAVAIQNLQKSYGTNLAVKDVSFEVERGTIFGLLGPNGAGKTTTIRCLCTLARPDAGKIEVCGISALDKPKAVRQRLGYVAQEVAIDKILTGRELLNLQAALYHLPKKFIPQRVEQLLEALGLVDYGDQKTGTYSGGLRKRLDLAAGLLHQPDVLVLDEPTVGLDIESRVIVWDFLRQLRAAGTTVIITSHYLEEIDALADNLAIVDQGKVIAAGTPNELKDKVGGDRVTLRIQEFTSNEDAQKATDIVKKLAFVESVIVNSSQGNSLNLVVSSQGNHLSAIEQTIQGANLPIFSLSQSRPSLDDVYLAATGQTLMDADLAAAATRDLKKEKKQQMKA; this is translated from the coding sequence ATGACCGTTGCAGTTGCCATTCAAAATCTTCAGAAAAGCTACGGCACCAACCTTGCTGTCAAGGACGTTTCCTTTGAAGTTGAGCGTGGCACAATTTTTGGGTTGCTCGGTCCAAATGGTGCGGGTAAAACGACGACTATTCGCTGTCTTTGTACCTTGGCGCGACCGGATGCGGGCAAGATCGAAGTTTGTGGTATTTCGGCGCTAGATAAACCAAAAGCTGTACGGCAACGTCTGGGCTATGTGGCGCAGGAAGTGGCGATCGACAAAATTTTAACGGGGCGGGAACTCCTCAATCTCCAAGCCGCACTTTATCATTTACCAAAAAAATTTATTCCCCAACGGGTAGAGCAGTTACTGGAAGCTTTAGGTTTAGTGGATTATGGCGACCAAAAAACTGGAACCTATTCGGGTGGTTTGCGCAAACGTCTAGATTTAGCTGCGGGTCTGCTCCACCAACCGGATGTTTTAGTGCTAGACGAGCCGACTGTGGGTCTCGATATTGAAAGCCGTGTGATTGTTTGGGATTTTTTAAGGCAGTTACGGGCTGCTGGCACAACGGTAATTATTACGAGTCACTATCTCGAAGAAATTGATGCCCTTGCGGATAATCTCGCTATCGTCGATCAGGGGAAGGTGATTGCGGCGGGGACTCCGAATGAGCTAAAGGATAAAGTCGGCGGCGATCGCGTTACCCTCAGAATTCAAGAATTTACGTCCAATGAAGATGCCCAAAAAGCGACAGATATCGTCAAAAAATTAGCGTTTGTCGAGTCTGTAATTGTGAATAGCTCCCAAGGAAACTCTCTTAATTTGGTAGTAAGCAGTCAAGGCAATCATCTCAGTGCCATTGAACAAACAATCCAAGGTGCAAATTTGCCGATCTTTAGCTTGAGTCAGTCTCGTCCCAGCTTGGATGATGTTTATCTTGCTGCTACAGGTCAAACGTTAATGGATGCGGATCTCGCAGCGGCAGCGACAAGGGATCTGAAAAAAGAGAAAAAGCAGCAAATGAAAGCCTAG
- a CDS encoding peptidoglycan-binding domain-containing protein yields the protein MKPNFGIISTSLRCSSQNGSLVPLSIGYYSKFVGRVLGVGLLFGSVIGQLAISPVLAATCTYMRTGSDGESVRALQKTLNDNGFDAGTVDGIFGQQTRIALLLFQRVNNLDPDGEVGPATCSALVGLAQTEFTAIASPAPSTPPISGSASSGSTLKRGDQGLEVTVLQNALRSRGYTGLQASGVYDEPTEDTVKAFQFVEGLPVTGEADPTTRARLGSYLNSDNGGATPTPTPTPTPTPTPTPTPQPTPAPPDIEFRPPITPTTPPQTPTANNGNGLDYQVVVPVRGNDGLLAEVRAVVSGAIVERTRLGSFVNVGSYAHRYQAESMSYALKARGFDARVVHR from the coding sequence ATGAAGCCTAATTTCGGAATCATCTCTACTTCTTTACGCTGCTCTTCGCAAAATGGCTCTCTTGTGCCCCTGAGCATTGGATATTATTCCAAATTTGTTGGCCGTGTCTTAGGGGTTGGTCTACTATTCGGTAGTGTTATTGGTCAATTGGCGATCTCACCTGTCCTTGCCGCGACCTGTACTTACATGCGCACAGGCTCTGATGGAGAAAGTGTGAGAGCGTTGCAAAAGACTTTAAATGACAACGGTTTTGATGCGGGCACTGTTGACGGCATTTTTGGTCAGCAAACAAGAATTGCTTTACTCTTATTTCAACGTGTAAATAATCTTGATCCCGATGGTGAAGTTGGTCCTGCCACCTGTTCGGCTTTGGTGGGGTTAGCACAAACGGAGTTTACGGCGATCGCCAGCCCAGCGCCCTCCACTCCTCCGATCTCTGGCTCTGCCTCTAGCGGTTCTACCCTCAAACGCGGCGACCAAGGTCTTGAGGTGACAGTCTTACAAAATGCTCTGCGATCGCGCGGCTACACGGGATTGCAAGCCTCAGGCGTTTACGACGAACCCACCGAAGACACTGTTAAAGCCTTTCAGTTTGTCGAAGGACTACCCGTTACAGGAGAAGCCGATCCGACAACCAGAGCAAGGTTAGGCTCATATCTCAACAGCGATAACGGCGGCGCAACGCCGACTCCAACTCCAACGCCGACTCCAACTCCAACCCCTACGCCGACTCCCCAGCCGACCCCTGCACCGCCTGATATTGAATTCAGACCACCGATCACGCCAACAACTCCGCCCCAAACTCCGACAGCAAACAACGGTAACGGTCTGGACTACCAAGTGGTTGTGCCTGTGCGGGGCAATGACGGTCTTTTGGCTGAGGTGCGTGCGGTCGTGAGCGGGGCGATCGTGGAAAGGACTCGCCTTGGTAGTTTTGTGAATGTGGGTAGTTACGCCCATCGTTATCAAGCGGAAAGTATGAGCTATGCCCTAAAAGCAAGGGGTTTTGATGCGCGGGTTGTCCATAGATAG
- a CDS encoding potassium channel family protein: MQPRIIICGLGRTGYRIFRLLSQQGAEVIGISDRPMSLNSQAVVIGDPRQAATLIHAGIREAQTLVLAHNDDALNLGVLTQARVLNPHIRIINRLYNQTLGDRLDQTLPEHVSMSVSALAAPIFAFAALGSKAIGQLNLYKKTWPIREEVIDRDHPWLGHSLSEFWENSERMLIHYLPAGGEEDLVSAVVTGKRLQVGDHLILGTPPRVKSKRGSFFRKVFKAIANLRQYQHHVRPMTLVILALLVTICLATFTYVFVNFDLSVVDALYFSVGMITGAGGKEEVAELAPDWVKLFTAMMMVVGAGVIGICYALINDFILGSRIRQFWDATKIPNQNHFVICGLGGMGMAIARQLHQQGHDVVVLENNHKNRFLRSARALGIPVIIADASVGNSLRDTYINRAEALIAATSEDMTNVEIALSAKAIRNDLSVIVRIQDANFAQSAQEVFDFDLVLSPTELSTHSFAAAALGGRILGNGMTDDLLWVALATSITPIHPFCGQTVRDAAIAVNFVPLYAESDGHNIHGWGLLDHQLQSGDVLYLTIAANGLQKLWRRNNNDGDGVSVEPTVNNSNVKTIEAFIPQSS; the protein is encoded by the coding sequence ATGCAACCGAGAATAATTATTTGTGGTTTAGGGCGAACTGGGTACAGGATTTTTCGCCTACTTTCGCAACAGGGGGCTGAGGTGATTGGTATCAGCGATCGCCCTATGTCTTTAAACTCCCAAGCGGTGGTGATTGGCGATCCGCGTCAGGCTGCAACGCTTATCCATGCGGGTATTCGTGAAGCACAGACCTTGGTTTTAGCGCACAATGATGATGCCCTTAATCTGGGGGTCTTAACTCAGGCTCGGGTACTAAATCCCCATATTCGTATCATTAATCGCCTCTATAATCAGACCCTCGGCGATCGCCTCGACCAGACTTTGCCAGAGCATGTCTCGATGAGTGTTTCTGCTTTGGCGGCACCAATTTTTGCGTTTGCAGCTTTAGGTAGTAAAGCGATTGGTCAATTGAATTTGTACAAAAAAACATGGCCTATTCGTGAAGAAGTTATTGATCGCGATCACCCTTGGCTAGGTCATTCTTTGAGTGAGTTTTGGGAAAATTCTGAGCGGATGTTAATTCACTATTTGCCTGCGGGGGGAGAGGAAGATTTGGTCTCTGCTGTTGTCACGGGTAAACGGCTACAGGTGGGGGATCATTTGATTTTGGGCACACCCCCAAGGGTGAAAAGTAAGCGTGGTTCCTTTTTTCGCAAAGTTTTTAAGGCGATCGCCAATTTGCGACAATATCAACACCATGTGCGGCCCATGACCTTGGTGATTTTGGCGTTGTTAGTGACGATTTGCTTGGCAACTTTTACTTACGTATTTGTCAATTTTGATTTATCGGTCGTTGATGCTTTGTATTTTTCTGTCGGTATGATTACCGGTGCTGGCGGCAAAGAGGAAGTTGCGGAACTTGCCCCGGACTGGGTCAAGCTTTTTACGGCAATGATGATGGTGGTTGGAGCTGGCGTAATTGGTATCTGCTATGCCTTGATCAATGATTTTATTTTAGGTAGCCGCATTCGACAGTTTTGGGATGCGACAAAAATTCCAAACCAAAATCACTTTGTTATTTGTGGTCTTGGTGGTATGGGCATGGCGATCGCCCGCCAACTACACCAGCAGGGTCACGATGTTGTAGTTTTAGAAAATAACCATAAAAACCGTTTTTTACGCAGTGCTCGCGCCCTTGGTATCCCCGTCATTATTGCCGATGCCAGCGTCGGAAATAGCCTGCGCGATACCTATATCAACCGCGCGGAAGCTCTCATTGCCGCAACCAGCGAGGATATGACCAATGTGGAAATTGCCCTAAGCGCCAAGGCGATTCGGAATGATTTGTCGGTGATTGTCAGAATTCAAGATGCGAATTTTGCCCAGTCTGCCCAAGAAGTTTTTGACTTTGACCTTGTCCTTTCCCCCACAGAACTATCAACCCACTCCTTTGCAGCAGCAGCATTAGGTGGCAGAATCCTTGGTAATGGCATGACCGACGATTTGCTTTGGGTTGCCCTTGCCACAAGCATTACGCCTATTCATCCTTTCTGTGGCCAGACCGTTCGCGATGCGGCGATCGCCGTTAATTTTGTGCCCCTCTATGCCGAATCCGACGGACACAATATCCATGGCTGGGGATTACTAGATCATCAGCTCCAGTCCGGTGACGTGTTGTACCTAACAATTGCAGCCAACGGTCTTCAGAAACTGTGGCGACGCAATAATAATGACGGTGATGGAGTGAGTGTCGAGCCGACAGTAAATAATAGCAATGTAAAGACCATAGAGGCATTTATCCCGCAGTCTTCATAA
- a CDS encoding Fic family protein, whose amino-acid sequence MKITAPPSVRERQQLLQKLLQESPDKFEQYLELSSPVDSKGRYLSFDELQYRVDKSVDAKLVWQFVKRARQNQLQPVVSLGSPPVECQFFLTHTIQKACSQVDRYTTNTALELMCSKIGEQKSFEYLINDLIEDEAIGSSQLEGAATTTRVAKKLLKQQRKPRTPDEKMIIGNFCMMKFAWEHRDEDLSLDLIKELHISGVQGIQDDKYYPGMIRDTDDVEIVNEIGDTVYTPPSSQGLKNRLERLSEWANIQHHEIDSNDFLHPLIKAITLHFAIGYEHPFYDGNGRVARSIFYWYLFKNKFAAFRYIAISSLLKKAPVQYAKSYLYTETDNMDLTYFINYQCDVVIRAVKKFRLTYEKHLENMDAFNQWLWESGLYKQLNHRQRILLQVAKNGVVSYFTTNEVKENLSCSYNTAARTLNELVDLKLFRKEKRGREWAFSMLNKKEIIRDWKTR is encoded by the coding sequence ATGAAAATTACAGCTCCTCCCTCTGTAAGAGAACGGCAACAGCTATTGCAAAAGCTTTTGCAGGAATCGCCAGATAAGTTTGAACAATATCTAGAATTAAGTTCTCCAGTTGATTCTAAAGGTAGATATTTATCATTTGATGAGCTTCAGTACAGGGTTGATAAATCTGTTGATGCCAAATTAGTCTGGCAGTTCGTTAAAAGAGCGCGACAAAACCAGCTTCAGCCAGTTGTGTCTCTTGGCTCACCTCCAGTAGAATGTCAATTCTTTCTTACCCACACTATTCAAAAAGCTTGCTCTCAAGTAGATAGGTATACGACTAATACTGCACTGGAATTAATGTGCAGTAAAATAGGCGAACAAAAAAGTTTTGAATATTTAATCAATGACTTGATCGAAGACGAAGCCATTGGGAGTAGCCAACTAGAGGGAGCTGCAACAACAACACGAGTTGCCAAAAAACTTTTAAAACAGCAAAGAAAGCCGAGAACTCCCGATGAGAAAATGATTATCGGCAATTTTTGCATGATGAAGTTTGCATGGGAGCATCGAGATGAAGATCTCTCATTAGATTTAATTAAGGAACTTCACATTTCCGGTGTCCAAGGAATTCAAGATGATAAGTATTATCCTGGTATGATTCGTGATACCGATGACGTAGAAATAGTCAATGAAATAGGCGATACCGTATATACTCCACCATCATCACAGGGATTAAAAAATAGATTGGAGAGATTGTCAGAGTGGGCAAATATTCAACATCATGAAATCGATAGTAATGATTTCTTGCATCCTTTAATTAAAGCAATTACATTACACTTTGCGATTGGCTATGAACACCCTTTCTATGATGGTAATGGCAGAGTCGCAAGATCTATTTTTTATTGGTATTTATTTAAAAATAAATTCGCAGCATTCCGATATATTGCCATCAGTTCACTGTTGAAAAAAGCTCCTGTTCAGTATGCAAAAAGTTACTTATATACGGAAACAGATAATATGGATTTAACTTATTTTATAAATTATCAGTGTGATGTCGTTATCCGGGCAGTTAAGAAATTTAGATTAACCTATGAAAAACATCTTGAAAATATGGATGCTTTTAATCAGTGGCTTTGGGAATCAGGTTTGTATAAGCAATTAAATCATAGACAACGCATTTTGTTACAAGTCGCAAAGAATGGTGTAGTGAGTTACTTCACCACTAATGAAGTCAAAGAAAATCTAAGTTGCTCTTATAATACTGCTGCAAGGACTTTGAACGAGTTAGTTGATTTAAAACTTTTTAGAAAAGAAAAAAGAGGACGTGAGTGGGCTTTTTCTATGCTTAACAAAAAAGAAATTATTCGTGATTGGAAAACGCGGTGA
- a CDS encoding FkbM family methyltransferase: protein MASCPHRDSKITSMQVESCCQALLKEILPEIDPDRKGVCVDVGVGTFAFYCELFAKLGFQTIAVEPSPVKKLEKLCDRQPIKLVEACLSDKNGTQTLYMGNFASMANENFNSLEPAWFGSSPDTKEVKALDLPTFLSDTNIENLTCLKLDIEGWEPVVMKQLPAIALEQLPQILMFEYGGGSPRCEGGKGWSESFLEGTMICLETLKNCGYGFSILIDYAHEATPKIFDLQTQILTPDEMFLENALYGNIISFREGEFSREAIAKICKPYKGGVINWLVGKAVSK from the coding sequence ATGGCAAGCTGTCCACATCGGGATAGCAAAATTACATCTATGCAAGTCGAAAGTTGTTGTCAGGCGCTCCTGAAGGAGATTTTGCCGGAGATAGATCCCGACCGAAAAGGGGTTTGCGTGGATGTTGGGGTCGGCACTTTTGCCTTCTACTGCGAACTCTTTGCCAAGCTCGGTTTTCAAACGATCGCCGTCGAACCTTCCCCAGTGAAAAAGCTCGAAAAATTGTGCGATCGCCAACCCATCAAACTCGTCGAAGCCTGTCTGTCTGACAAAAATGGCACCCAGACTCTATATATGGGTAACTTTGCGAGCATGGCCAATGAAAACTTTAACTCCCTCGAACCCGCGTGGTTTGGCTCCTCTCCCGACACAAAGGAAGTGAAAGCCCTCGATTTGCCAACATTTCTGAGTGATACAAATATTGAAAATTTGACGTGTCTCAAGCTCGATATTGAAGGTTGGGAACCTGTCGTGATGAAGCAACTGCCGGCGATCGCCCTTGAGCAGCTCCCCCAAATCCTGATGTTTGAATACGGTGGCGGCAGTCCCCGTTGTGAGGGCGGCAAAGGCTGGTCGGAGTCATTTCTAGAGGGCACAATGATCTGCCTCGAAACCTTGAAAAATTGTGGTTATGGCTTCAGCATTTTGATCGACTATGCCCACGAAGCTACCCCGAAAATCTTTGATCTCCAAACCCAAATCCTCACGCCCGATGAGATGTTTCTTGAAAATGCTCTCTATGGCAATATCATTAGTTTTCGGGAAGGGGAGTTTTCTAGGGAGGCGATCGCCAAAATTTGTAAGCCCTACAAAGGCGGCGTGATTAATTGGCTGGTAGGTAAAGCCGTCTCGAAATAA
- a CDS encoding isochorismate synthase MenF — MGKTLWRDHLEPNSKGLTTVGNSPTVYQARQQISQPEWQRFLSASASTEQGKIFSEVLPIQPVDLLRVLQGIGRKVNVRLNHFYWEQQLQHRAILSLGVLRELVLEGDHRFEIAQEFIEQCQRNIGLTSDIAIPYFDCGFTFFANQQNSPFPAAQISIPRIQIFQSARQYFLVVNGDRRDQRRLPRLAKQIKQFIETLPCLKIAGEKASQVIMHSSSHSFVEGVKNALELIDQGKLSKVVLAHALDVTAEQPFDIVNALDNLRDRHPDCCVFSRRNLRGDTFIGASPERLLAIQKGKLLTDALAGSAPRGKTDNADYAFAQSLLNSEKERREHQAVANFLIEQLQDLNLQPKVGHRTLLKLSNIQHLWTPISAELPDNIHPLAIVAKLHPTPAVAGVPRAIACDHIRQAEPFDRNLYAAPIGWLDSQGNAEFIVAIRSALIRGKHARLYGGAGIVAGSQPEREYAEVQLKLTSLLNALT; from the coding sequence GTGGGAAAAACGCTTTGGCGCGATCACCTAGAACCTAACAGCAAGGGTTTAACAACGGTGGGAAATTCACCGACTGTCTATCAAGCGCGCCAACAAATTTCTCAACCGGAATGGCAACGGTTTCTCTCGGCCTCGGCTTCGACGGAACAGGGCAAAATTTTTAGTGAAGTTCTACCGATTCAGCCTGTAGATCTGCTGCGGGTACTCCAAGGTATTGGGCGCAAAGTTAATGTGCGCCTCAACCATTTTTATTGGGAGCAGCAGCTCCAGCACCGCGCGATTTTGAGTTTAGGTGTTTTGCGGGAGTTGGTATTAGAAGGCGATCACCGTTTTGAGATAGCTCAAGAATTCATCGAGCAATGTCAGCGGAATATTGGCCTGACTTCAGATATCGCAATTCCTTATTTTGATTGTGGGTTTACCTTTTTCGCAAACCAACAAAATTCACCGTTTCCAGCAGCTCAGATTTCCATTCCCCGCATCCAAATTTTTCAATCAGCACGTCAATATTTTCTTGTCGTCAATGGCGATCGCCGCGATCAACGTCGCCTGCCACGCCTCGCCAAACAAATTAAACAATTTATCGAAACCCTCCCCTGCCTAAAAATTGCGGGAGAAAAAGCGAGCCAAGTGATTATGCATAGCTCCTCCCACAGTTTTGTAGAAGGCGTAAAAAATGCACTAGAACTAATTGATCAAGGCAAACTCAGCAAAGTAGTGCTCGCCCATGCCCTCGATGTGACGGCAGAGCAACCCTTCGATATCGTCAATGCCCTCGATAATCTCCGCGATCGCCACCCGGATTGTTGTGTATTTTCGCGACGCAATCTCCGGGGAGATACCTTTATCGGCGCAAGTCCCGAACGATTGCTAGCCATTCAAAAAGGCAAATTATTGACCGATGCTTTGGCGGGTTCTGCACCACGGGGGAAAACCGATAATGCGGATTATGCTTTTGCCCAAAGTTTATTGAACAGTGAGAAAGAACGTAGAGAGCACCAAGCCGTTGCGAATTTTCTTATTGAACAATTACAAGACTTGAACTTGCAGCCAAAAGTGGGACACCGCACCCTTTTAAAACTTTCAAATATTCAGCACCTCTGGACACCGATTAGCGCTGAACTCCCCGACAATATTCATCCCCTCGCAATTGTCGCAAAATTACACCCAACTCCCGCCGTTGCTGGGGTTCCAAGGGCGATCGCCTGCGACCATATCCGCCAAGCAGAACCCTTTGATCGTAATCTTTATGCCGCTCCCATCGGCTGGCTCGACTCCCAAGGCAATGCGGAATTTATCGTCGCCATTCGGTCAGCGCTAATCCGAGGTAAACACGCCAGATTGTACGGTGGGGCAGGCATTGTGGCGGGTTCCCAGCCAGAGCGAGAATATGCGGAAGTGCAGCTTAAATTGACTTCGCTACTCAATGCCTTAACTTGA
- a CDS encoding DUF433 domain-containing protein has translation MSALLERITINPKQCGGRPCIRGMRIRVSDVLDLFVAGLNAEEILEEIPDLEADDLKASLLYASQKLKHPILVA, from the coding sequence ATGTCAGCCTTGCTTGAAAGAATCACGATAAACCCAAAGCAGTGTGGTGGTCGTCCCTGTATTCGGGGGATGCGAATTCGGGTGTCAGACGTACTAGATTTGTTTGTCGCAGGTCTTAATGCAGAAGAAATTTTAGAGGAAATCCCTGATCTCGAAGCCGATGACTTAAAAGCTTCGCTTTTGTATGCATCACAGAAACTCAAGCATCCAATTTTAGTCGCGTGA
- a CDS encoding ArsA family ATPase, producing MAFILTFLGKGGVGCSTVAIAAAKKFASEGSRVLLVGQDPSPAWGLPLGIEPSFEPQNIGANLSAVQIMTTAALESGWEEVKVIEAKYLRSPTLKNVYGQELGILPGMDAAATLKQIWDYDKSNNYDVIIYDGDGDLNTLRLLGTPEIGSWYVRRFRDVFKQSDFGRAISPFVQPVTSAILNVSWTMDTFGDEPTNEANQILDEGKKAIANPTKFAAYLVTDGSAASIAKAKYLWGSAQQVNVTIGGVMLNQSDSTEALGDNFAPLSMSALPSVNEGDWETLQSSLPDFKQAIAAPKPLIIDSAARQVKVFLPTFDKKQVKLTQYGTEITIEAGDQRRNILLPPPLKGAPVKGAKFQEQYLIISL from the coding sequence ATGGCCTTTATTTTGACATTTTTGGGGAAAGGTGGGGTTGGTTGCTCCACGGTGGCGATCGCCGCAGCGAAGAAGTTTGCTAGCGAGGGTTCGCGGGTATTATTGGTTGGTCAAGATCCTAGTCCGGCTTGGGGTTTGCCCTTGGGCATTGAGCCCAGTTTTGAGCCGCAAAACATTGGGGCTAATTTGTCGGCAGTGCAGATTATGACGACTGCAGCTCTCGAAAGTGGTTGGGAAGAGGTCAAGGTCATTGAAGCGAAATATCTGCGATCGCCAACTTTAAAAAATGTCTATGGTCAGGAGCTAGGAATTTTGCCGGGGATGGATGCAGCAGCTACCCTGAAGCAAATTTGGGATTATGACAAAAGCAATAATTACGATGTCATTATTTACGACGGCGACGGCGATCTAAATACTTTGAGACTGTTGGGGACACCGGAAATTGGTAGTTGGTATGTGCGCCGGTTTCGGGATGTGTTTAAACAGTCGGACTTCGGCCGCGCCATTTCGCCCTTTGTGCAGCCTGTTACTAGCGCCATTCTCAATGTGTCTTGGACGATGGATACTTTCGGAGATGAACCCACCAATGAAGCCAACCAAATTCTCGATGAAGGCAAAAAGGCGATCGCCAACCCCACAAAATTTGCCGCTTATTTAGTAACGGATGGTAGTGCTGCGTCTATCGCGAAAGCAAAATATCTTTGGGGCAGTGCCCAACAAGTCAATGTCACCATCGGCGGTGTCATGCTCAATCAGAGTGATAGTACTGAGGCTCTCGGTGATAATTTTGCACCTTTATCCATGAGTGCTTTACCCAGTGTCAATGAAGGAGATTGGGAAACCTTGCAAAGTAGTTTGCCAGACTTTAAACAGGCGATCGCCGCCCCAAAGCCATTAATTATTGATAGCGCTGCCCGCCAAGTAAAAGTCTTTTTACCCACCTTCGATAAAAAGCAGGTGAAGCTCACTCAGTACGGCACAGAAATTACCATCGAAGCCGGCGATCAACGCCGCAATATTTTATTGCCACCCCCCCTCAAAGGTGCTCCCGTTAAAGGCGCAAAATTCCAAGAACAATATCTGATTATTTCCCTGTAA
- a CDS encoding crossover junction endodeoxyribonuclease RuvC: protein MRWLGIDPGLAIIGWAVLDETGGTIPDILEFGTIETDKALSTPRRLLEIEQDYSELLNEFQPEAIAVEMPFFSRQIKAAGGVLQGVGILNMVSLRERDIEPIFLHQSSWKCHIGNAKADKREVALMVQSIFNIENMPIDDSVDAIAIAYAASCGLRNNI, encoded by the coding sequence ATGCGGTGGCTCGGCATTGATCCCGGATTAGCAATTATCGGCTGGGCAGTCCTCGACGAAACAGGCGGCACAATTCCTGACATCCTCGAATTTGGCACCATCGAAACCGATAAAGCCCTGTCCACACCCCGCCGTCTCCTCGAAATCGAACAGGACTACAGCGAACTTTTAAATGAATTTCAACCAGAGGCGATCGCCGTAGAGATGCCATTTTTTAGCCGTCAAATCAAAGCAGCTGGAGGTGTATTACAGGGAGTCGGAATTTTAAATATGGTCAGTTTGCGCGAGCGAGATATCGAACCGATTTTCTTGCACCAATCCAGTTGGAAATGCCATATCGGTAATGCCAAAGCCGATAAGCGCGAAGTCGCCCTAATGGTGCAATCTATTTTTAATATCGAAAATATGCCCATCGATGACAGTGTCGATGCCATTGCGATCGCCTATGCGGCATCCTGCGGTTTACGCAATAATATTTAG
- a CDS encoding FkbM family methyltransferase gives MKFVSVQNYVVNIFEIPVVSSLIFLARYFTDKSAFKSQKKLITLREPTIFDIGAHVGQTAKQYRRFFPKSKIYSFEPFPDSFQKLQTKHQKDKRVFPQNVAVSETSGRLSLHVNSDAATNSVLPIADEGKVCWGDRLQSKDNLEVKSVSIDDFCAEHLIHHIDILKLDLQGHELAALRGAKNMLQKQAIDLIYLELLVSKSYENQPQLHEYLTLFAEFDYKFLDFYSPIRKGVQLIQCDLIFVSQNLNDKILRSIKKGGFSTS, from the coding sequence ATGAAATTTGTGTCAGTACAGAATTACGTTGTGAATATTTTTGAGATTCCGGTTGTTTCATCCCTGATTTTTTTAGCGCGCTACTTCACCGACAAAAGCGCTTTCAAATCCCAGAAAAAACTAATTACCCTGCGGGAACCGACCATTTTTGATATTGGCGCTCACGTCGGTCAAACTGCAAAACAATACCGCCGCTTTTTCCCAAAGAGCAAAATTTATTCCTTTGAACCATTCCCCGATTCTTTCCAAAAATTACAAACAAAACATCAGAAAGATAAACGTGTTTTTCCGCAGAATGTTGCAGTATCTGAAACTTCAGGAAGATTGAGTCTTCATGTCAACTCCGATGCTGCAACAAATTCTGTTCTGCCGATCGCCGATGAAGGGAAAGTTTGTTGGGGCGATCGCCTGCAGAGCAAAGACAACCTAGAAGTAAAAAGTGTCTCTATCGATGACTTTTGCGCAGAGCATTTAATTCACCATATCGATATCCTGAAGCTCGACTTGCAAGGCCATGAATTAGCCGCATTGAGAGGGGCAAAAAATATGCTCCAAAAACAAGCTATTGATTTAATTTATCTAGAATTATTAGTTAGTAAAAGCTACGAAAATCAGCCGCAATTGCATGAGTATTTAACGCTTTTTGCTGAATTTGATTACAAATTTTTGGATTTCTATAGCCCGATCCGCAAAGGTGTGCAGCTCATTCAATGTGATTTGATTTTTGTCAGCCAAAATCTTAACGATAAAATTCTTCGTAGCATTAAAAAAGGTGGCTTTAGCACCAGCTGA